In the Besnoitia besnoiti strain Bb-Ger1 chromosome XII, whole genome shotgun sequence genome, one interval contains:
- a CDS encoding hypothetical protein (encoded by transcript BESB_023520) has translation MPPCSVAASRSGFDPGSWLADAGVSVPEPLSEHVSPKFSLLSRSKGGHLFTEGEASSAGKTLCSVETLATQCDRRVSGQTAKTDGASCFPLSLPSSSPSSCSGSPPACAPSLPLPLSNASSRSPSSAAPSSLSMSSLDLRDALKLLQHLAPPPPSAASSSASFPLLASPDTLSPSDLQPSAESSPSAPSSLVSVLRSGVSALSVFPQAADSRLAPPALGGVSSASVAALSPSLCAAASIPAVRGSDSSACSPPCGCTPAPPSSQPSVVERRDGALRRPAPVPRRDSTGGEEAAESEASRCDRRAPRLLSLPSSGLESRKGHSSPLSGFAASESAPPQCAEEDEHAQPVAATPALLRGNQREENSPSDSAPDERKRTRFRGAYGDVDRSAGLRCVGRFLLSLLPDPLFDPLAEREDAGVSCGDAKDRAQSPAQAGRERMREEASRGGACGGTKTGCKARGGRQLWRTEHRDRMPSTAEEKPLKCATRVLPDLNKRALQSILDAVAAYVNSRQAHADGGTREREAFSSIRHTGSKGGAELVSEARSCPPANSGVSVSCIRSSGARSGTSRGERQSAEDAFSGSSCSPASPRCAELSFFFSVLRQVHTATSPTPSSCGHSSASSPCASLRPSSSSWGLRSPSVSAPAALFFPQRRLHLCTVKALKALQGFHEWRDTVAELVAQWMMSCRYAFSPRSAEDEEERDLVLDEERLELAWQLICGDSDGLSCLLTQLARASQREESARRETTSLNQNGGGVRISATADLRTLAPAPAPRGVGRLSKARGGSPDGVGSPLEAEGAAGVEGPSSSSSTSLSSSSPSGASCDLQQASARAATCVFFHEKKRLLQSLLSLLFSPGATLASRSRAAALAAWVLCRGPRTEGSGFLLRHSCEEGEGGEGSTTRGDREEDERNALVHSVVAAASAQAPSVEWLLYAGARHPSLQTAEGAQLADAATRATTASQRRAERGQLCLRRCDGGENVWNRAARQQSEPGTRASDAPLPRARNFRAEGGVWVGLLELTEALVELLACAVVYVPVLAEAPAQGNKKTQREGERARADARVQRLLAGDTAEEETSGAGLIVSAEASRVLPAAETVCRVLRALKAPELLFACATELPFAVFSSSPFAPSAAAVASALCAAAPSPVAPQCLALGTVVRLLALLGPRGASSGPSPPSRSPSSQAPTPGFEDATSGAAREPSGAESLAAFSLAVSRLAAASLRRSAELLRIVFSREAEVTSAAAGEEGRARPGAAGNLRTTGRGDEAYFLSQEARDMCASLVREEGHEQSLWSNAAVFVGSVAPHVLLPRPSVYADSVAVLIEALGRFGHRQLLPGRFPSRSSALPPAAASASPESPSRASGWPVESPRTSGVFFSSRYLSKSLVLSLSLALRLPSGVRIEELEASQRDALRAVCDVAFRWLAAEIEDLRRAIERRGGDANESRGRAPRVRRGAEEEEALGAPEGGNEAPGRREDGNPPGDRGGHRKDDGVCARPNLIFGLAKAGESGVVEALLTALLDVWRLLHHVSAFEGEREAGRKAAEERAPVAERWSQFSRRRKGFRDVAQQREEYGTAGCDSCSESCGERAQPSRFGVSLSSSASPSPCSSLLPAVLLEALHRALEAGTLRLLRQGKERRGTKEGDEEWERSLLCLVDTLWRLTGIVCSGVFSAQKFVSCPLSLSGSSASCLPRRLVGAGGEGSQLLRACRDCLRSGFFPLLLFSLAKFPLSLPLAAPHPLLSALPPLVFAALQVQALQCEEEKTQPKPTHEEENADVEEIAVEEEEQGASKSERDFERRIPRGVEEEESRDTAEKEAPRVEHACAGQVREGGGVEASRGCEVLSLVSFSPSAVFFALHLLLVRCCRELLPEAVRASARGVAATAEDRIMLPSPCRHSVQSVARRRSRGWLTAKEAARGGRVISCAYEILLTALEALSTCISSSLLAGDDFYWDRVPGDSQQNSASAAWLLRLVLSPPSESTSAPRPLLRPLAVHFPARSRRARAWRLAEATAWASSAPRSERRADEGEGEAQRRRAAEAGRARKEAQSGGEGGDRTSGERSRPAWNVQDACAAATAHDRRDLLLGSWRLLFKAATIYPDLRLRVLRVAEESLVAFARSPLSRREASDRRSNQGEDEDEERSEKKTRTSRSTPGKGCEGSQGRTAEKNCSRAVEGGRRRAVEDACGVESREGFAESNAEVGALGEVVAAVLLEFFHTFPVQAEGQHASEEGMRKGLADAPNRLAAQLRERCCRLLQQRACFSDFDAPGGASGSGGVGLAEGLSEVSFPAPHSPRTATRDAPRQGCKEGGENGEDCDGLLLSWLQQEGEDEESLLLALARLTRLLASLSRSPADKAESRKHDSEEGEGEEKNAVHRGEGSDAVPRSQLRRLSRHLLAAYEQECLDRQQPASIVKPSVFVRTYAYAVLLFLSVFPR, from the exons ATGCCGCCCTGCTCAGTTGCAGCAAGCCGTTCGGGGTTCGACCCCGGGAGCTggctcgccgacgcgggcgTTTCGGTACCCGAGCCTCTCTCTGAGCATGTCTCTCCCAAGTTTTCCCTGTTAAGCAGATCAAAAGGAGGCCATCTCTTCACCGAGGGCGAGGCTTCTTCTGCTGGAAAAACTCTCTGTTCGGTGGAGACTCTTGCGACGCAGTGCGACAGGCGGGTAAGCGGGCAGACAGCAAAAACTGACGGCGCCAGCTGTtttcccctctctctcccttcctcgtctccctcgtcatGTTCtggctcgccgcctgcatgTGCGCCATCACTgccgctccctctctccaACGCTTCTTCTcggtctccttcctctgcagctccttcgtctctctccatgTCTTCTCTGGATCTGCGAGATGCTTTGAAGCTTCTGCAGCATCTGGcacctcctcctccgtccgccgcctcttcttcggcgtcgttccctcttctcgcctcgccggaCACGCTGAGTCCCTCTGATCTTCAGCCGAGTGCGGAGTCTTCTCCGTCAGCGCCATCTTCGCTCGTCAGCGTGCTCCGCTCGGgggtctccgccctctcagTCTTCCCGCAAGCCGCTGACTCCCGTCTCGCTCCTCCGGCTCTGGGGGGggtttcttctgcttctgtcgccgccctgtctccttctctgtgcgccgccgcttctaTCCCTGCGGTTCGCGGCTCGGATTCTTCCGCCTGCTCCCCTCCGTGCGGCTGCACTCCCGCaccgccttcctcgcagcCGTCGGTCGTTGAGcgtcgcgacggcgcgcttcGGCGCCCAGCCCCCGTTCCGCGAAGAGACTCaacaggcggcgaagaagccgcggagagcgaggcctcTCGTTGCGACCGTCGAGCTCCACGTTTGTTGTCTTTGCCGTCTTCTGGTCTAGAGAGCCGGAAGGGGCATTCCTCACCGCTCTCGGGTTTTGCAGCTTCTGAGagtgcgcctccgcagtgtgcagaggaggacgagcaCGCACAACCCGTCGCTGCGACGCCAGCGCTGCTCAGAGGCAACCAGAGGGAAGAGAATTCTCCCTCTGATTCGGCCCCTgacgagaggaagcgaacgcGGTTCCGCGGCGCGTACGGAGACGTTGACCGAAGCGCCGGTCTGCGGTGTGTaggccgcttcctcctctccctgctcCCCGACCCCCTTTTCGACCCGCTGGCTGAGAGGGAGGATGCTGGCGTTTCGTGTGGCGACGCGAAAGACCGAGCCCAGTCTCCCGCACAGGCAGGACGCGAAAGAATGAGGGAAgaagcgagccgcggaggagcgtGCGGTGGCACGAAAACCGGATGCAAAGCCAGAGGTGGACGCCAGCTGTGGCGCACAGAGCACAGAGATCGGATGCCCTCCACAGCGGAAGAGAAGCCGCTCAAATGCGCGACCCGCGTCCTCCCCGATCTGAACAAACGCGCTCTGCAGTCGATTCTCGACGCAGTTGCGGCGTATGTAAActcgaggcaggcgcacgcagacggcggaaCGCGTGAACGCGAGGCTTTCAGTTCCATCCGGCACACCGGCAGCAAGGGGGGGGCGGAACTTGTTTCTGAAGCTCGGTCTTGTCCGCCAGCCAACTCAGGTGTCAGTGTCTCCTGTATCCGCTCAAGTGGGGCGAGGTCAGGCACTAgccggggagagagacagagtgCCGAAGACGCGTTTTCGGGTTCGTCTTGCTCGccggcttctcctcgctgcgccgagctgtccttcttcttctctgtgctTCGTCAGGTCCATACGGCCACTTCTCCCACTCCGTCTTCGTGTGGTcattcgtctgcctcttctccctgcgcttctctgcggccttcttcttcctcctgggGCCTGCGTTCGCCTTCGGTCTCTGCCCCGGCCGCACTGTTTTTTCCTCAGCGCCGGCTTCATCTGTGCACAGtgaaggcgctgaaggcgctACAGGGATTTCACGAGTGGCGAGACACAGTCGCcgagctcgtcgcgcagTGGATGATGAGCTGCAGGTACGCCTTTTCCCCGAGAAGCgctgaggacgaagaggagagagacctCGTTCTCGATGAAGAACGACTGGAGTTGGCTTGGCAGCTGATctgcggagacagcgacggccTCTCGTGTCTCTTGACGCAGCTCGCGAGAGCGAgtcagcgagaagaaagtGCACGGCGGGAAACCACCTCCCTCAACCAAaacggcggaggcgtgcgGATTTCTGCCACAGCAGACCTGCGtacgctcgcgcccgcgcccgcgccgcgaggcgtcgGCAGACTCTCCAAGGCCCGCGGGGGCAGCCCTGACGGGGTCGGCAGCCCGCTGGAGGCTGAgggagccgcgggcgtcgagggtccttcctcctcttcgtccacTTCgttgtcttcctcttctccctctggCGCTTCCTGCGATCTGCAGCAGGCatcggcgagagcggcgacctGCGTATTTTTCCACGAAAAaaagcgcctcctccagtcTCTGTTgagtctcctcttctcgccaGGCGCCACATTGGCGtcgagaagccgcgcggcagccctTGCGGCTTGGGTGCTGTGCAGGGGCCCTCGCACAGAGGGATCGGGGTTTCTATTGAGGCACAGCTGCGAGGAAGGGGAAGGCGGGGAGGGCAGCACCACCCGGGGggacagagaagaagacgagcggAACGCACTTGTGCATTCGGTtgtcgctgcggcctctgcgcaagCCCCGTCGGTGGAGTGGCTGCTTtacgcgggcgcgaggcatCCGAGCCTGCAgaccgcggagggcgcgcagctcgcagaTGCAGCCACGCgtgcgacgacggcgagccagaggagggcggagagagggcAGCTGTGTTTGAGGAGATGCGATGGAGGAGAAAACGTTTGGaaccgcgccgcgcgtcagCAGAGCGAACCCGgcacgcgggcgagcgacgcTCCACTTCCGAGGGCGCGGAACTTCAGAGCCGAGGGCGGTGTGTGGGTCGGTCTCTTAGAGCTGACCGAGGCGCTTGTTGAGCTCCTCGCGTGCGCCGTCGTGTACGTGCCGGtgctcgcagaggcgcctgcgcaagggaacaagaagacgcagcgagagggcgagagggcgcgcgcggacgcgcgagtccagcgcctcctggcAGGCGACactgcagaggaagagacAAGCGGCGCAGGGCTCATTgtctcggcggaggcgagccgagttctgccggccgcggagaccgtGTGCCGagttctccgcgcgctcaAGGCTCCCGAGCTCCTCTTTGCATGCGCTACGGAGCTTCCTTTCGCTGTCTtttcgtcctcgcctttcgcgccttccgcggccgctgtgGCCTCTGCGCTCTGTGCCGCAGCCCCGtcgcccgtcgcgccgcagtgCTTGGCGCTCGGCACTGTTGTCAggcttctcgcgcttttagggcctcgcggcgcgtcctccggcCCCAGTCCGCCCTCCCgttctccctcctcgcaggcgcctacGCCGGGTTTCGAAGACGCgacctccggcgccgcgcgcgagccgagcggcgcggagtctCTCGCGGCATTTTCGCTCGCTGTGTCTCGCCTGGctgccgcttcgctgcggcgaagtGCTGAGCTTCTCCGCATCGttttctcgcgcgaggcggaggtcacgtccgctgcagctggtgaggaagggcgagcgaggcccggcgccgcaggaaaTCTGCGGACGAcagggagaggcgacgaggcgtaCTTCCTGTctcaggaggcgcgcgataTGTGCGCGTCTCTAGTGCGCGAGGAGGGGCATGAACAGAGTCTGTGGAGCAACGCTGCAGTCTTTGTCGGGTCTGTGGCGCCTCACGTCTTGCTGCCTCGTCCCTCTGTGTACGCCGACTCTGTTGCCGTTCTGATTGAGGCCCTAGGCCGATTCGGACACCGCCAGTTGCTTCCAGGGCGCTTCCCGTCTCGTTCGTCTGCACttccgccagctgcggcctccgcatcgccggagtctccttcgcgcgcgtctgggtGGCCTGTGGAGTCTCCGCGGACCTCAggcgtcttcttttcttctcgctaTCTCTCTAAGAGCCTCGTTttgtcgctgtctctcgcgcttcgcctgccgtcGGGCGTGCGGATTGAGGAACTCGAGGCGAGCCAGAGAGACGCTCTCCGCGCAGTCTGCgacgtcgccttccgctggctcgccgcggagatCGAGGATCTGCGGCGAGCCatcgagcgacgcggcggagacgcgaacgagtcgcgcggacgcgcgccacgcgtcaggcgaggcgcagaggaagaagaggctctTGGCGCGCCGGAAGGCGGCAATGAAGCACCGGGACGGCGCGAAGATGGAAACCCACCTGGGGATCGGGGAGGACACAGGAAGGACGACGGGGTGTGTGCGCGGCCGAATCTCATTTTCGGGCTTGCGAAGGCCGGCGAAAGCGGAGTCGTAGAGGCTCTTCTCACGGCCCTTCTAGACGTGTGGCGCCTTCTGCATCATGTCTCAGCATTCgagggagagcgcgaggccggAAGAAAAGCAGCAGAGGAGCGAGCGCCGGTCGCGGAGCGCTGGAGTCAGTTttcgcgcagaagaaaggGCTTCAGGGACGTCGCTCAGCAGCGGGAAGAATACGGGACTGCAGGATGTGACTCTTGCAGCGAATcatgcggcgagcgcgcgcaacCTTCTCGCTTCGGGGTTTCTTTGTCGAGTtcggcctctccctctccttgttcttctctccttccggCTGTCCTGCTCGAGGCGCTTCACAGAGCTCTGGAAGCTGGAACCTTGCGGCTCCTCCGACagggaaaagagagaagggggacgaaggaaggagacgaggagTGGGAAAGGAGTTTGCTGTGTCTTGTGGACACTCTGTGGCGTCTCACGGGGATCGTCTGCAGCGGTGTCTTTTCGGCGCAGAAGTTTGTCTCTtgccctctgtctctttctGGCTCGTCAGCTTCGTGTCTCCCTCGCAGACTCGTTGGGGCCGGGGGGGAGGGCTCTCAGCTTTTGCGCGCATGTCGCGACTGCCTGCGAAGCGGCTtctttccgcttcttctcttctcgctcgcgaagtttccgctgtctctgcctctcgccgccccccacccgctcctctctgcgcttccgccgctcgtcttcgcggcgctccaaGTGCAGGCTCTCCAGtgcgaggaagagaagacgcagccaAAGCCGACAcatgaagaagaaaacgcagacgtGGAGGAAATTGCGgtagaggaagaagagcaggGAGCGAGCAAGAGTGAGCGCGACTTTGAGCGGCGCATCCCTCGAggcgtggaagaagaggaaagcagagacacagcagaaaaagaagcgcCTCGTGTGGagcacgcatgcgccggtCAGGtcagagaaggcggcggcgtcgaggcgtctcgcgggTGTGAGGTTCTTTCTCTCGTCTCGttctccccctccgccgttttcttcgcgctccaTCTTCTTCTTGTTCGCTGCTGCCGTGAGCTGCTCCCAGAGGCTGTTCGGgcttcggcgcgcggagtcgccgctACGGCGGAGGATCGGATAATGCTGCCTTCTCCATGCAGACACAGCGTGCAGTCTGTCgcaaggcgccgcagccgcgggtgGCTGACGGCgaaagaggcggcgcgaggcgggcgagttATTTCGTGTGCATATGAGATTCTGCTCACAGCGCTTGAGGCGCTGTCGACGTGtatctcttcttcgctgttGGCGGGGGATGACTTTTATTGGGACCGTGTCCCAGGCGACTCCCAGCAAAAcagcgcgtctgctgcgtggctgctgcggcttgtcctgtctcctccctcaGAGTCcacctctgcgcctcgccctctccttcgTCCGCTCGCCGTTCACTTCCCggcgcgctctcggcgcgcgcgcgcctggagactcgccgaggcgaccgcctgggcctcctctgcgccgagAAGTGAACGGCGAGCGGAcgaaggagagggcgaggcgcagagacggcgggcagcagaggctggcagagcgagaaaagaagCACAAAgtggaggagagggaggggacCGCACAAGCGGCGAGCGCTCGAGGCCCGCATGGAACGTGCaggacgcatgcgcagcggcgacggcccACGACCGAAGAGATCTTCTCCTTGGCTCctggcgtctcctcttcaaAGCTGCGACGATCTACCCCGAtttgcgtctccgcgtccttcgcgtcgccgaggAGAGTCTcgtggccttcgcgcggTCTCCGCTGAGTCGGCGGGAAGCCAGTGACAGGCGCAGCAACcaaggagaagacgaggacgaagaacgcagcgaaaagaagacgagaacgAGCCGCTCCACGCCTGGAAAAGGGTGCGAAGGTTCACAGGGGCGGACAGCCGAAAAGAACTGCTCTCGAGCGGTggaaggcggccgcagacgtgCCGTGGAAGACGCATGCGGAGTTGAGAGCCGAGAAGGATTCGCCGAGAGCAATGCAGAGGTTGGAGCGCTTGGAGAGGTCGTTGCGGCAGTCCTTCTCGAGTTTTTCCACACTTTTCCGGTGCAGGCAGAGGGGCAGCACGCAAGCGAGGAGGGGATGCGCAAGGGGCTCGCGGACGCTCCGaatcgcctcgcagcgcagctACGCGAGCGCTGCTGTCGTCTCTTGCAGCAGCGTGCCTGCTTCTCGGATTTTGACGCACCCGGCGGtgccagcggcagcggtgGCGTAGGTCTCGCAGAAGGGCTCTCAGAAGTCTCCTTCCCCGCGCCTCACTCGCCgcgaacggcgacgcgcgacgcgccgcgacaAGGCTGcaaagaaggaggcgagaaTGGAGAAGACTGCGACGGGCTTCTGCTTtcgtggctgcagcaggaaggcgaagacgaagaatcGCTTCTTTtggctctcgcgcggctcacACGTCTCCTGGCGTCCCTCTCACGCTCACCAGCGGACAAAGCGGAATCAAGAAAGCATGAcagcgaagagggagaaggagaagaaaagaatgCTGTTCATCGTGGGGAAGGAAGCGACGCAGTTCCGCGATCGCAGCTGAGGCGCCTGAGCCGTCATTTGCTCGCGGCGTATGAGCAAGAATGTCTCGACAGACAGCAGCCGGCAAGCAT CGTCAAACCTAGCGTTTTTGTTCGGACTTACGCCTACGCAGTTCTTCTTTTTTTGTCTGTCTTCCCCCGTTAG